A genome region from Diorhabda carinulata isolate Delta chromosome 2, icDioCari1.1, whole genome shotgun sequence includes the following:
- the LOC130890680 gene encoding zinc finger protein 330 homolog, which produces MPKKKTGQRKKAEKQKLRQKEIRTAKENIQLAEHPCNISMECEKCNRKQKSRAFCYFCQSVQRLPICAQCGKMKCMLKTGDCVIKHPGIYTTGMGMVGAICDFCEAWVCHGRKCLQSHACTCPLQEAICIECERSVWDHGGRIFRCSFCTNFLCEDDQFEHQASCQVLESENYKCQSCNKLGQYSCLRCKTCYCEDHVRRKGFKYEKNKAIPCPKCGFETSQTKDLSMSTRSHKFGRQGQASYEDYDDYNEATGGDYDYNEAACGDYDYDYDDDEESEESSEEDSDENDDKNEK; this is translated from the exons ATGCCTAAGAAAAAAACTGGACAAAGAAAAAAGGCTGAAAAGCAAAAATTAAGGCAGAAAGAAATACGAACtgcaaaagaaaatattcaattagcAGAGCATCCATGCAATATTTCTATGGAATGTGAAAAATGCAATCG AAAGCAAAAAAGTCGggctttttgttatttttgccAAAGTGTACAGAGACTTCCTATTTGTGCTCAATGTGGAAAAATGAAATGTATGTTGAAAACTGGAGATTGTGTAATAAAACATCCAGGAATATATACAACTGGAATGGGCATGGTT GGTGCCATTTGTGATTTTTGTGAAGCATGGGTATGTCATGGTAGGAAGTGCCTTCAATCTCATGCTTGTACTTGTCCATTGCAAGAAGCTATTTGTATAGAATGTGAACGTAGTGTCTGGGATCATGGTGGAAGGATATTTAGATGTTCATTTTGTACAAACTTCCTTTGTGAAGATGATCAATTCGAACATCAAGCATCTTGTCAAGTTTTGGAATCTGAAAATTATAAGT GTCAATCTTGTAATAAGTTAGGACAATATTCATGTCTTAGATGCAAGACATGTTATTGTGAAGATCATGTTCGTAGGAAAggatttaaatatgaaaaaaacaaagcTATTCCATGTCCCAAATGTGGATTTGAAACTTCGCAGACTAAAGATCTTAGTATGTCAA CTCGTAGTCATAAATTTGGTAGACAAGGTCAAGCTTCATATGAAGATTATGATGATTATAATGAAGCTACTGGAGGTGATTATGATTATAATGAAGCTGCTTGTGGCGACTATGATTACgattatgatgatgatgaagagtCTGAAGAATCATCCGAGGAAGACAGtgatgaaaatgatgataaaaatgaaaaataa